The genomic region CGTCCTGCGCTGCCAAAAGCGGCGGTTGTCGCAGGACCGCCTGTGACTTTCTCTGAATTGATGTGATGTCGTAGCGGCGACGGGCTGTATCTTTGTCGGACGCTAATTTAACCGGAGAGTTGGGCAAATGCTGATAGGGACCCTCATGGTGCCCGCTCAACCGGTCGACCCGTTGAGGCCATGGTGTAACGGTCACCACCTTTGGCACGGGCAACCGAAAATACGGCACCTGCGCTGGCGCAGTTGATGGGGCACAGACAGATGATGACGATGGGATTTGGTGTGCGCACGAGCGCTACCAAGGCGGTGCTCTTTGACGGGAGGTCGATCGGCTTTGAAAATTGACCCAACATCGGCGTCCAAGGCCGACCCATCTCTTTCAAAATATCGGGCCATTACAGTTTGAAGTCGAAGAATGCCTATGGTAGGTTAATTGACATCTGGATTTCGTTTTTCGGTAGCCTTCGAAACAATTTTTCGTACCCTGTGTTGTACCCTAAAGTGTTGCAAACATGGTTAACATGTGATACACGGTAAATCATCAGTGAGCGGCTAACCGCTCGAGATTTTAGCAAGTTGTTGGTTTTCTTTAAGTGGGTGAGAACGGTCGGTTGCTCTCATAACCCGAAGGTCACAGGTTCAAATCCTGTCCCCGCAACCAAAACATATCAAAGGCACTTGGGCTGATTAGCTAAGTGCCTTTTTGTTTGTCCGCATTCCCTATCCCTCCTCCCTCCTTTTCCGGGGACACAATACCTGTTAAATGTTGACACATTAAATAACTCCTGTACTCTGCGGCGATGGCGCGCATCTCTCGGGTCGTGGTACCCAGACATCCTGTCCGCGATACTGTAGCCACAGGGCATCGCCCACGCATAAACCTGTTTTCTAATCTGCCAAACGCGTTCAAATGATGTTCCCGCCCTCCGAACAAGCAACCTGAGGCTGCCTTGTTGTCAGCTGAGTTTGCCGACGATCTTTTGGCTACCGGCGAGGAAGTTCTTACTCACAGCATCGGTGAGCAGGATCCCAGGAAAACAGTTTTAACCGAAGACGAGTTTTGCAGCC from Citrifermentans bremense harbors:
- a CDS encoding NADAR family protein, producing MSAEFADDLLATGEEVLTHSIGEQDPRKTVLTEDEFCSRLMANRSRIRKALEA